CCGATGGCTGCGGCAGCGGCTGCCACTGCTGCCAGGTGAGCAGGTATAATCTGTGTGGTCAGAGGCTGACACTGGCGCTCCTTTCCCAAAATCAACTTTATCTGGTGGAGACAAGAGAAAAACACAGTTAACAACCTTAAATGTGCACAGGACAGACAAAGCAATGAAAGCCCTTTGAGACCAGAGGGATCAATGGGGCAGAAATCAGCTAATTGCTGAAACACTTTCATATGTTATTCGAGATGCCTGAACTGAGATGAGAGGCATCAGTGAAAATCTCAGTCTCTTCATCGTGTCCAGTGTTGTTGACCAGGGTTACAGCTCAACTTATTAAGCAGTTCTGCAGACCTCTAATAATGAGTGATTCTTTCTTGCATGTAAAAATGAGCTAACCGCTTCATGAGTAAACTCCTGTAGAtttaacagagaaagaaaagggaaaaatacCGTGAACGCGACAGATAAACTGAATCCAACCtccaaaaacagctaaaaaaaaaaaaaaaggttaaaaggtCACCAAAGTTATCCGGCTTAATCTTCTGTATCAGTATTCTCATGACAGCAGTACGGCAGCAGTTGTCATGGATTATCAATCACTGACTCAGGCATCGAAACCCTGTGGGAAGCATTCTTTACTCTGTGCTCATCAGAGAAGCTCCTCTCCGTTAACTCAGTCAATGATGGGTTTCAGAAAAAGTCATTTCCCCCACACTGGTAACCCCCCCCCATGCTTCGTCTCAGCGAACAGTGGGTGTGAtgaatgcactttttttttctggtgccttttttttgtaaGATGAAAAGTTCAGCTGTCCTTTATCTTTCCCACTTTGATTCCATATGGCTCCTTATTGCACTGCTGCTAATCATGTGTCACATGACACACAAAACTCTTTTTAACATTTGTCTCAACTCGCCTGCTGCGCGGAGAGATCGGGTTTTCTACAGGATGCACGAAAGTTAAACAATGACCTCAGGAAAGTATTTGAAAGTTTTCTTTTCAAAGCGCGTCTCTTATTCTGCGGTTTGTCAGCTTGCCTGACTCTAATATGAACTGCTGCGATGCTGAAGACCACACTCCGGGGGCCTCTAAATCAGTTAAAACTGACATTTACAATCAAACTCTAAACAGTATTCAACGCGAGCCTGCATTCCACCTCCAGCACGCTGGCTCAGAAAAGCCTTCAGCCATGCCGTTTTTGTCAATAAAATATCAACTTTTCAAATTAAATGGCATCGCGCGCTGTCACGGGTTTTTAATAAAAGCCGGGCAGCGGGTGATCCGCTTATGAAAGTTGACATTTTACTGGAACAGGTGCCATCAAGTGGTCTGAGCGCGCTTAATCAAAATACACTTCAGGAGAGAGATGCAGGATTTTGTGCTGACAAGCAAAGAAATTTGGAGTGTCCATCTGTTTTCTCTCCCATGAAAACAAAGAGAGGAGGCAGCGCTCAAGAAACTGCAGCACCACTACAGACTGCTACTCATGGGTTTGATGAGTCAGTCTCCTAAGAGGCTGTTAGTGGTGAGTCactttggctgtttttgttgATACCAAGGAGCAAGATCAACATACCCTGAGGGGTTAGTTGGGGATTAAGTAGTAGTGTAGTGAGGTGTACAAAGGTCAGAGGTTTCAGTGTcacaaacacagctctattTACCTATCCAACacgcctgaatcaaatggctgaattacctcctcagtaggcagtcaagttctccagagtgcTGCTaatgactcaggtgtgttgaagcagagacacatctaaaacctgcaggacaccggccctcgaggcctggagtttgagacccctgaccTAGCTGGATCACCATGGTAATACATGCTGACCACGCAGCCTGGTCAGGAGCGGGTCATAGTTTCATAGTTTCAGCTTAAAATCGGATGGAAGATTGTTTGCTGAAGTGATGAGCCGTACGTTGTTGATCCCACCAAATAAAGATGAGCAGTAAAATTTCAGCAGCGCAAACTGGAATTCGCTCGCATTCAGCTGGTAATGCAGAACATTCCCGATCTGCTGCCACATCTGTTTCACCAGCAGCCGAGAGAACGCAGATTAGAAAATCAATTAGTCTATTATTTATTGCAGAGAAGATCCATCACTTCTTTCATTAGGCTGCAGAAGCGTGGCAGACCTGAACACACTGTGTGGCCTATAATTTAAAGTTTCACACCTTTTTAATGTGCAGCTATCAAGTTAGAAATAAATGGCAGTGAAAATTCATattgacttattctttaaagaTCTCGATCACCTGTTCCTCTGATAATGTGATCAGTATATTTTGTACAGAGAGCCTGAAATTACATGACAAACACCCCTTTGAAGCAGACCGCCTGGGCTACCAGAGAAAGCTGAGAACCATAATCTCAAACTGGGGTTTGAGGTTGTTGACGCAAAGAAAGCCCGGCTCCATCGATCGGCCTCAGATGTATCAGGCTACGTGCTGATCTTGGCCTGTTCTGCAGCCGGTCATTGTTACGCTTGGTAGCAATGTGCTGTGTAAACACCTaaatcaatataaaaaaaatgatctgcACACAGATGCGTATTCCATAAAACACAATATGTAATGTGTTCCATGCAATGCTAAACGTAAAGCTAATGCAGTATCTGCCCGTGCAGCTGGGTTCGGTTTTTACAGCAGTGTGTGCAGGATCAGAAGAGTCAGTAACGTGTGAGGAAACTCAACATCAGCACCAGCTAATGTTGTGACCCAGGACACATGATGCTGAGATCTGAGTGAGAATGATAGAAGGGCCTCAAACCTGGAGCACATCTGGAGAAAAATGTATGTTATTAAATGATCAGTGTTTTATAGTGAATATAAAACAGTTATATTAAATCCTAAATCAGGATTGGCCAAGAAAATTGAAACTGTTTCTGTAAAAAATCCCAACACAGCGGTCGGGACTCGTGCTGCTGATGAGATAACCGAGGTGTGCAATGACTCACCGGCTGCTTGGTCTGGCCTTTCTGTGGTTTGCTGTAGGGGCTGTATTTCGGTTTGGCTGGTTTACCTGCTGCTCGGTCTTTATGACGCCGGCTGCTGATGTGCTGGAAATGAGACACAGATCCAGAACGAGTCACACTTTCATGCTTTCATTGGTTATTCCAATATGAAAATTTACTTCCAGCCTTAACAGAAACAGATTGATCATTTGCTGTTTCTGTCagtcaattaaaaatatttatatgtttataggCTGCAGAGCAGGTCAGGTGAGGTTAgtatttttctgattttcttcATTAAACCACCTCCAAACACAGAATCCTGCTCTGGCAGAGACATCGACCTCTTACCCTGAAACTGCAGTTTAGCAGCAATAAAACCTGCAAATGTGACAAAGATTTCTGAATGTGTGCAACAATCTGTTAATGTGAGTAAGGTTTGTAAAAGGAAAAGTCAAAGGAACATAGACGGGGACGCATCACTGAAGtggaaatgtgctttttctttccttactaCTTTCCTTACTACTTAAAGCTCCTTACTACTTCTTTCCTTACTACTTAAAGCCAAATCTGaatttgcatgcatgcacaaacaGTATCTGCATTTTTAGACCAGCTCACAAACCTGAACGCACATTTAAAGGCTTCTGATGTGCGCCCAGAGTCGAACAGACCTTTGCAGATTCCTTTACACCTCATCAAATCAGACTGCACACATACAGATTCAACATGCACAAATAATACTGCAATACCAATACTCCCATAAAAGTGCCACTCCACATCAAAACTAGAGAAAATGGAATTATTTCCATCATTATTACTGCCGCAATTTCACATCCTTTTCATGGACCGAGGAGGGAACACGGAGAGCAGAAAAGGAGGTACGAAGACCAAAAATACACCTATTGACTCATAGCAAAAGGTCTTCCAGCTTTATGGGTTTCATAGTGACTGTACCCACTCATGGTGAAAATGACTGCAGTTCTATCACTGCAAGTTACACCTCAGAGAGCCTTTTGCTAAATGCCACACTATATTCCACTGTTAAATTCAATTCTCGTGGAAAGCCTCGGAGCATCGGGCCAGATCTGAACGAACCAATAAAATAGAAGACAGAGAAATACGCTGTGACCTAAAGCCAGTAAATTCAGAGTGGGTACATGCTGACAACAAAAGGCAAATTTCTGGCTGTGTCTAAATTTCACAGGTCCTTGTAGTGGGCTTAACAATCGcacttttcttctgctttcagCTCTAACTCAAATGTGTCATGCTGGATTCTTTTCACAGAGAATTGCTGCTGTTCAGAAGCACTCGGCAAAAGTCCTCACATGAAAAATTCATACAAATCCTGTTTTCAGGGAGAAAACTCGAAGCCAGCTCAGTCTGAACACAATGGTCTCCGGGTGTTGGAGCTGACAACCCCCCCCCTCATGATCAGCAGCTCGAGTCCCACGGGAACTGCAATGAAAAGCTTCGTGCGTTTCAGTCACAGTGAAATTTTTGTCACCTTTCTCTTGTTCCCTCGTTTAACCTCATGTTAAATTAAAGCATGcttattgtgtttattattgCAGGAGAAGCACAATTTCTTGGCCATGTACTTTATTTAAGGAGCGTTATTTAGGATTCCTGCATTTGAAAGACTTCTGACTGATATCCAGCAGGAATAAAGGAAGAAGTTGGGTGCAGGTAAATGTGGGTTTTATAGGAACAAGTTTATTATAATAATGCATGTAATTGTTTCTCTGTGAGAACTCATATGACGGCAATAAAATACAGACGCCCACACCTGAGGCCAGTTTAAAAATCATAACTGGACCTAACAAGCATGTATTTGGACCGTGGGGGGAAAATCATCGTTGTTCCCAGTTTTggttcatcttcactgttttgAACTCTTAATATATTTGAGTTTCTCTTTGAAACATCACCCTAGAAGTCGTAGACGGCTTCACCTCCCTGGAGTTCACCATCAACAACACCTTCTCACTCGATCATCAACTCGAGAAGGCAAACATCATCAAGAATGAACACATAAAGATCAGACTGCACCGGGTCTGCATCCTCAGGACCCCACTATATGGAAGAGAAACCTGGACCACCATTCCTCACCGAGACATCCTGCAGCACACTGAGATCCCCAGCAGGCGCTCCCTGCTGAACCGGCACCGCCTGCGACGGTTGGAGCACCTTTGTTTGCTACATAAAGAAATCCTGCATGGACAGCTAGCCCAGGGCACCATGAGTCAGTCATGCCAAACTCTGTTTTAAGGATGCAACGTCTCCACAGACAAATGGGGAAACTCAGGCATGGATTGTGCTGCCTGGTGTTTCACTGTCCACAAGTATCCTGTTAGTATTAGTATTTATTAAGATGTTTGGAGAGGTCAGATTGCTGCAGAGAGGAGAAACCGAAGGAAGCGTCCTGTTGCAACCACTGCAACCCAGACCTCACAGTTCACCACCTGCAACAGGGACTCATTCATGCATTGGCCTACAATGCTGTAGCAGGTCCAACCAGCTGAAGACATCCAAAGGTGCATTCCAGTGACTCAGATGTCAAATTATGATTATTTTGTAGTGGGTTGATTCTCTGGCTTTGGTTTACTTTGGTTATTCTAGTTAGGAGTTTGagctttttgtattttctgtagAAAAAGTCTGTCTGCTGTCTCGCTCTCAGACTGTGTTCATGCCTCGGTCCCTTTGTTTCCTTTCCTCGTATATCTTGTTTAGAGTTCGCATTCGTGTCTCTGTtgattatttcctgttttactcgGAGACTGTTTCCTTTCATGTCTAGCATCAGTCTTCCTTCCTTTCCGTCTTCCCCTGATTCCCTGACTGGTTTGTCCTGTTGTTAATTGTCCTCACCTGTGTTCCTCTCCCTCCTGTTTGTAAGTAATCAGTCTTCTGTGTATATGTAGCCTTGTGTTTCCTTTTGTCCCTGTCACGCTGTGTGAGTGTACAGCCtgagtctttgtgtttgtcttccTGAATTCTTGTCATGTTTTTCAGACTtttgtgatcttttttttccagctaaTGATGCTCGGTTTATGTTTGCAGTCCCTACAACACTGTAGGCAcaagaacatgtaaactcctcACAAAAAGGTCCCATCTGATCAGGAGGTTCACCAACACCAACCACAACACCGCCCTCAGTGAAAGACGGTGAAACTAAAAGTTCTAATAAATGTTCAAGTTCTTTGAGTCCAGTAGAGGTCAAGAAAATCCTCCTTTCCCCCAAACTGTAAACTATTATGACTCATTATAAAATATTCAATCAAaattttgtttgaattttttccaTGTAGTCCTCCAGGTAGATCTAATAAAGTCATGATGGCATTAAACAAAGCGTTAAAGCTCCAAATAAACCTTTTTAATAATTGTAATGTAAATAAGAAACTAATGAAAGTGCCACTGTCTGCTGGACTTTTCCTTTCCAAATGCAGAGAATTTAGTTGAGACAAATAATTTCCAAAAAGACCAAATGATTCACTAatggagttaaaaaaaacaaaaagaaagcttgataatgattttattttggcCTGATATTTGTGAGGCAAGATAACTAAAGAAGTAAAATGTCATATTATTGCAAACATTTTGATTTTATGGCAGCCTAATCTGTATATGGCTGtgcttaattacatttttatatattttatgagCATAAAAACGAGGACCGATTTTACACAGAAATCAGTTTTTCCAGTTTGCCGCTGAGCGTCTCGGTGGGCGCGTCTCTCTCACCTGTTTTAGCTGAGTCTCTGAGTTGACGTGCACGTCGCACGTCTCACAGTAAAACGTTTTGTTCTGCAGGCCCGTTGACGATTTGGAGGACGTTGCCAATTTGCTTTTGACTCCCGCTCGAGGGAAGGACTTGATGGAGCCCACGCCGCTCCTGGCCTCGAGCATCGTCTTGTGCTTCGTACCTGCAGGTTCAAACAGGAGGCGGTTTGGTCAGTACGTGAATTTCACTCAGCAGAGGTAGCCTGAGGGAAAGGTGAAATCAGAGgaatgctgctttttttgtgaTCTGTGAGGGTCATTGTGTGAAAGGGCAAAGCTGTAATACTATCCTCATGTTCCAGACCAAAGACAGTGAATAGTCCAATTAAAGTCACTGAGGAAACAGCTGTCTcggggctggggggggggggtaagggGCAGGTTGCACTGTAGGTTCAGTCCCTGGAACAATGCCTCTGCTGGCCCTCAGCTGGTTCACTGGATCATGCTGCCATCCAAAACCTCTGCAGAacttgtttcagtttcactcaAACAGAAGCTCAAATAACCAACACAGATGTCATTAATATAGGATTCTTGTGCAGTAAATTAGCATGTTTTGGTACTGATGTTCAATATTCAGCAGGAAATCAGCTACATTTCAGATTGCAATAATTTTTGGACAAGCTTGACCTACGATCTAACTACCAGCTGGGAGCCATGCATGCGTTTAGGTCCAGCTCCTAAAGCTCAGTAGTGTAATCCAGCAGATTGAAGAGCTAAAAAAGGAGCTCCAAGTTTATGCAAAACTGTCACTGCCAATCGAAGTGAAGCACTGAACCCAAAGACTCTGACTTCACTTTAACTGAAAGCAAATGGAGTATTTTAGCTATTgcaactgccaaaaaaaaagactgctggCAGGGGTAACAAACCTGGTTGGATGGTTCTGAGATGATCAAATACTCAGTAATGAAGACGCCTGATTCATCTGAATTCATGTTGAGCTTTGTGGTCACTTGCGAAATTCAACCTGGCTGATGATCATTTCAGCAATGGATTGTTTTTCATGTTGAGCAAACTGTTTAGAAATCTTTATTTAACTGTGTTCCTTTgttaaaactttaataaaaagcttcactttaaaaaaaataaaatacagagatGCTGCAACGAGAATCAGCGGGACATCACGAAGCTCAGACCGAAAGCAGAGATGACTCAGTGtactgtcactgtgtgtgtgtgtgtgtgtgaatgcagtgCGAGAAATTAGTCTGAAACAATGATTCACTTTGTGTTCAGAAGTAAGGATGTCTCACAATACCTGATCAAAGTTTGATAAAAGGTTCCTATGGAAACCACCGCAGGATAAttgaagatttatttatttttttccggCCTCAGAATGATTGTTGAAGACGGCGGAGATAACTCTACAATAATGACAAACAAACGCTTCGACACCGAAGGAACCCAGCAGATAACAACCTTCCCCACAAAAAAGCACCGGCTCACCGAGAAAATCATTTCAACACAGATGCTGTCGTGGAAATTGCACAACATGGACTGAAACAATCACGCCGAGCCCGTGTTTACTGAGAGAAACATTACCAGCAGGTAAACGCCTCATTCGTGCAGCAGATCCAGACTTTTTTGgggtgttttctgttttaagtttaaaaaaaaaaaaaaatgctccatcATACACTCAAACTCTGAACATTTGCAGCACATCTCGGCACACATTTCTTACCGCTGTTGTGAGCCTCCAGCTGCGACGCAGAGTTGACCGCCACTTTGCAGAGCGAGCAGTAGAGAAGCCGGCGagccttctcctcctctgtttctgtgtctgtctccGCCTCGGGTTCAGCATCCGGCTCCGGGAGGTCGGGTTCTGATGGGGAATTTAGCTTTGAGTGCCCCTCGTCCTCCCCAGCAGCTGAGGTAGTCTCTAGGGCCGTGGCAGACGTCCTGCTCGGGACTATCAGCGGGGCCACAGGTGCTGGCGTTGGCGTGGTGGGGGTCACCAAGGATGCCAGGGGTTGTGTCATTCTGAGCACGGGGGAGAGCACTGGGGGCGCTGTTCCAGGGAGGCCATCTGTAGGGAGAATGaaatcacacagagagaggcgtttgttttgaatcatatttatccatccatcattcagggacagaaatgttttattcatgtgCTCTTCACTCCACAGGTGGCTTAATGTGTTTTCATTCAGACTTCACAGCATCATTTctatttcatttgtttgctttattcAAGAATATAACATGAAATATTGACCTAAAGTAAAGAGGTTCTGTTGTACGCTGTCATACTGCTCATGCCTCCAGTGCTGGCctacttattttttttcctctacatCTTTATTTCCTCCccatctgtgtctctgtctctcgcTGTCTTGCACTCTGTCGTTCatgggttttgtttcatttctctgttttgtctCCTGTCCACCCATAAATCAGTCTGTGTGCCGTCTTAAAGGATCAAATGCCtctggaggacagaggaggctTGCTGAAGAAGCTACACTCTTGAAATATACAAACTAGGGATGCATCGTTCCAGTATTTCCTGAGACTGAGGAATACAGCTCCTTAATTTACCGCTGGTCCTGGATCAGATACCTGTATCATACTGCAAATGAAAAAAGCTGCATCTCTAATAAAAACCATGGTGGGAGGGGGGACAGATATGTATTCATAACCTGTTTCAGGTATTTAAGATGATCAGCTCTGCAATCAAACTGTCTgcccttcactgtgtgtgtgtgtgtgtgtgtgtgtgtgtgtgtgtgtgtgtgtgtgtgtgtcattaaaaaACATGAATGTATCATAtctctttcttcttgccacATTTAGCCTGTGAATTTCATTGATTGCAGGCCTCAGTACATCAGTCATGAACACTGGTATTCACATCTGAGAAAATGCAACAGCAGATGAGACGTGAGTCATATTTAATCGACTCACCTGAATCCCTTTAAAATGATGGTTCTGAAGGAAGAACAGTTCATTTGGTTAAATACGTGAaacctcagctcctctcttcttgTCTCGCTCCCTCGACTGCGTCTTCGGCGCGAGGCACCAAGAGACACGTGGATACGAGGCGAGGAAAGGAATCAAGGATGCACAATCTGAGAAGGTAGGCTAGTGCCCTGTAGTGTTTGCGTGCAATGAGAGGTGTGGCTTCCTCTCACCGGCATCAGGGCTGCCGCACATGGCTTCAATCAAGCTGCGGTGTTTATATTCCTTTCACTCACTTCCTGCCAAACTGTTTGCATCACCAGTGTGGTAGCAACTCTTGGCCCCTTTATAAAGATTTCCTTAGTTCTAACTTGGCTGCCTCCTTTTGCACAGCTCACTGCCCGCACAAGTCTCACACCAAACAACACCATTCATGCGCCCGTGTCCTCTCCAGCTTCTTCCCTCCTACCTGCTCTCACTTCGCCAGCTCGAGACCTCAACGTGTTCTGTGTTTGGACCTGCCAGCTTCTGGTCACAAAACCTCAACATGTATTCAACTTATGAAAGCTGAGATTTGGAAATGTCTGGACTCAGATCAAGTTCATTTTTTCTATTAATTATATAAACTACATAAACACTGATCCTCAAAAGAAACATGTTTCCATCCAAACATGTTTGTTCTTTAGAAACAGACAGACCTCATTTTGCAAAATCAGCACATAAGGAAGCTACAAACGCCACATGTTAGTGTTTTGTCACTAAAACTCGGGCGGATGAGCAGCACAGAGCACAACAACCTTAAACATAAACTGTGGATAAACACGGCAACACGACTCTGGCAACCTAAACCCGGTTTGGTTTTGAGACATCTGCCGTGAAACAGAATTGGAACGTGCACTTCCAAAAACACGTCCAATAACACACAGAATGGAAGTGCAGTCTCAGAGACCGGCTATCAGACTGATCCATTTATTCCAGTGAAGATTTACCAGGTGTGTCACACACTGTCACTAAAGGCCAGAGCGGGAAATGAGGCTCACACGAAGGAACGAACGTGCTGTTCATCGACTTGCTTTAACTTaatagaaaagcacacaattAAAACCTCAAAGCAGTCAACGAAAAGTTCTTTGGCTATTAAACCATTCAGTCAAGCAAAAATGATGATAATGACTTCTTATTACAGTTACACaagttatagaaaaatgccacaCAACCAACTCACAACAGCCTGCTTGAATATGACCTCTGGGTCATTTATTAAACCAAAATGTATCCATGTGGAAAGCAAatcaaataatcattttactcaTGTGCGTATGTCTTCAGCTCTTACACAGCTTGTTTCACAGGCCTGAACATAACAACTCACTGGTTGTgtggtattttttatttaaaaataaaggatCCTTAATTATATCGATTATATGTACCAGAGAGCCTCGCCCTCTGTCATGAAATTGACTGACCATAAAAATTAAGCTGCCTTTTGTGCcatcactttatttatttattgtaacccAAAATTTCAGGTTAACTCAAAATTAgaccaaccctaaccctactaACAAGCTTCCAAACTTTGGTCACAACTAAAGTTTGTCACATGCACTGCTGACATCtacaaccacagactgtatatgaaagacgGACACAGcgactgtgatgtcacccaccgGTTTGCTACATTCCCTTTCTGAAGCTTTGAGCCGATGCTTTTTGCTGGCGCTGTCTCAGCCTGCTGAAGCCGGACTTCAGGAGTGAGGAGAGCACCTGACAGTGAAACTGAGCAACACTGCACACTCATTCAGTGCCTGTCAATCACAGGGTAAGCCCGCCCCTGAGAAACATAATTTACATATTTAGATTGAGACCAAAAGAccatcaggaaaatgtttactgtggTTACAGATCAAAGGAGCTGCAGACTTCTCTATGATCCAAACACAGGAGTTAGCCACTGCTGGCAAACGATGTCACTTTTTACATGTGGAAGCTGCGCCGGCCACAGCGTTTGCTCCCAACTAGGAGGACCAACATATACTGGGATCTGGGATACTGGGAAAGGGTCACTGTTGGAGAATTTAACACGACAGAACGGGGCTTCAGcactaaatatttaaaaatatcataT
This window of the Archocentrus centrarchus isolate MPI-CPG fArcCen1 chromosome 16, fArcCen1, whole genome shotgun sequence genome carries:
- the znf385d gene encoding zinc finger protein 385D, with the translated sequence MESSMFFGNTCQNGLMPALVRPALPAVQTSLSMKQFLPIPLDTASAVSLFPGFNTMDPVQKAVLHHTLGLPPIAKRKHVSCSVCQLRFNSQSQALAHYKGTKHAKKLKALDAPKSKLKGSVVTKETANQEMAKGINTSQVPSSAERKDGLPGTAPPVLSPVLRMTQPLASLVTPTTPTPAPVAPLIVPSRTSATALETTSAAGEDEGHSKLNSPSEPDLPEPDAEPEAETDTETEEEKARRLLYCSLCKVAVNSASQLEAHNSGTKHKTMLEARSGVGSIKSFPRAGVKSKLATSSKSSTGLQNKTFYCETCDVHVNSETQLKQHISSRRHKDRAAGKPAKPKYSPYSKPQKGQTKQPIKLILGKERQCQPLTTQIIPAHLAAVAAAAAAIGNSFTHRTNNTTNHTPTPALFQTQTLPAALLRPAPGPVRTSHPQVLFAPY